TTGGTGTTTAAAAGGGCCCAAGATCTCCCTAGTAGTTTGGCCCATGAGAGACTTTCGAGCCCGATCCAAGCAGAAGTAGAGGAGAAGGAAGGGTGTAAGGCCCAACCCTCTTTCCTTCTTTATAGGGAGGATCTTCTTTGCCCTAAATGAGGGGTGTCCCCTATTGACGAGCATGATGAGAGGTAATCGAGAGAGGTTTTCTCACCTATGGATGAGGTTTTGATGTCGAAGGTGGTGCGTTTTCAAGGTACGATGTTTAACTCTCTTTCTGAAGCGGGCGGGGGGACTCTCTCTTCTACTCCTTTTTGTGGGGCTATCGGGGAGGCTCATCGTGATGTAGGGTTGATTTCTTGGGGGAGGTATGTCGTGGTTGGATAAGGAGGATCTGCTGTTGGTAGAAGATGTGAGAAATGTCCCCCTTTCCATGATCTTGTAGGATGGGTCGAGGGTAAATCTTCAATCAAACTACGTAGCGGTGGAATTAAGACTTTCGGTTGGGGAGGAGGAAGACAATTACGTTATGAGAGAGGGAAGTGCCCTAGAGGTGCATAGGGGGATATTCCCTGTTTCCAAGTAAACTTTAGTAGATTAGTGGCTTTTAACAAAGTTTTGGGGCTTCTAGTGGATGGTtatgaaaaggaaattttagGCCTCTTGAAAAAATTGGAACTAAGAATAAAGGGGAAGACAGTAAGGTAGGGGACCAAAAAGGCTAAGGTGAGTGGTTCAAAGTTGGAGAGGGAGCTTCGGAAATtggaatgcttagtcaattaCAAGTCTGATTTGAGGTGTGGGAGAAAAAAAAGGGCGGGGGGGTGTAATTTTTATGGATTTAGTCAATGAAGCTCTAGATTATTTTGTGGACTGTTAGAGGATTAATGAGGGGAATAAGCGTAGTATGATTAAATCTTTGATATGTTGGTACTCAACCGATCTTGCATGTCTTCAAGAAATGAAGGTTCAATAGATAACAACCAAAATGGTGAGGAGCTTGGGTGTGGGCAAATGTTTAAACTGGGGAGCAATGGATGCTAGAGGTCAAGCAGGGGGAATCGTGGTGTTTTGGGATAAGCGAGTGTTGAAGTTTCTTGAGATGGAGGTAGGTGCCTTTTCAGTGTCATGCCAATTTAGAAGTTGTGAGGGTAGTTTTGTGTGGATGTTTTCGGGTGTTTATAGACCTGTTCTCACTGAGGAGATGGAGGATTTTTGGGCTGAGTTAGGTGCTATTAGGGGGCCTTTGGAGGGATCCTTGGTGTATTGGGGGTGATTTTAATGTGGTGAGATTTTTGGCAGAAATGAGGGGTTGTTCGAGAATGTCAGCTACAATGAGATGTTTTTTAGAGGTTATCGATGAGTTGGTCATTAAGACATTACCCTATCCGGTGGCAAGCATACATGGTGTGGTGGTTTAAACAACATTTTAGCTTCTAGGCTAGATTGTTTTCTAGTCTCTAATGATTGGGAAGACTAGTTTGGTGGTTTGGTTAAGAAAATCCGACCAAACCCAACCTCTAATCATGCACCAATATTGTTGGATGGGAGGGATTAGAAATGGAAAGATTccattcaaatttgaaaatatgtggttgaaggaggaagGGTTCAAAGATCTCATAAGGAGTTGGTGGGAGGGATAGAGCGTCCAGAGGTCTCATAGTCATATATTGGAGGTTAAGCTCAAAAGCTTCAAGTAGAATGTCAAAGTGTGGAATAGGGAGGTTTTTGGGAATGTATCCACCAAAAAAATTGAGGCTCTTGAGTAGATAGGTTAGTGGGAtgcaaaggaaagagaaagagcCCTCATAACGGAGGAGTTTGAGGAGAAAAGGAGAGCGGTagatgaatttaaaaaatggacAGTGTTGGAGGAGATTTTTTGGAGGCAGAAATCAAGAGAGCTATGACTTAAAGAGGGGGATAAAAATACTAGATTTTTCCATAAAATGGCTAATGCTCATAGAGGGaggaatttttttggaaaagttaaGGGTTAATGATGTTTGTTTAGAAGGGGAGAATAATATTAAAGAGGGGATGGCAGGAGCTTTTCAAATGTTTCTTTCTGAGACAGGGGAGTGGAGGTCGAGCGTAGAGGGGCTGGCGTTTAATTCTCTGTCGCCTGCAGATTCAGTAGCCTTGGAGGTTCCTTTTTTTGAAGAGGAGGTTTTTTCTGCCTTGTTTAGCTTAAGTGGAGATAAAGCCTCGGGTCCAAATGGTTTTACTTTGGCATTTTGGTAGGACTATTGGGATGTTGTAAAAGATGAGGTCTTGGGTTTTTTTGGAGACTTCTATGAGTTGGGATGCTTTGAGAGAAGTTTAAATGTTATGTTTGTAGTTTTGGTGCCTAAGAAAAGTTTTTCGGGTGGTGGGGGGGAGGGTGTGGTGCgatcagcttggttgggggttTGTACAAGCTGTTAGCCAAGGTTCTAGCTAATAGACTCAAGAAAGTGGTGGGCTCTATAGTCTTGGATTTTCAGCATTCTTTTGTGGGAGGGTGACAAATCTTAGATGCAGTTTTGATAGCTAATGAGGCCATAGATTCTAGACTTAAAGCTAATTTGAGAGGCTTGCTATGCAAACTGGATATAGAAAAGGCGTATGGCCATGTAAACTGGAATTGTGCTATAGTGGTGATGGATAAAATGGGTTTTAGCTCCAAGTGGTTGGGTTGGATTAGATGGTATATTTCTACGGTCCGTTTCTCTGTTTTGGTCAACAACTCTCCTTCTGGTTTCTTCAACAGTTCTAGAAGCTTGGGACAAGGAGATCCTTTGTctccttatttgtttattttggtgaTGGAGATCCTTTCCTGTTTGATCTCTAAGGCAAAGGATGGTGATTTTATTGAGGGTTTCTGGGTTAAAGAGAGGAAAGATGCTGGTGTCGAGGTGTTGCATTTGTTCTTTGCAGATGatattctcattttttgtgATGCAAGCAAGGAAAACTTGGAGTACTTGAGTTGGGTCTTTATGTGGTTCAAGGCATGCTTGGGTCTCTTTGGAGAAAAGTGAATTGATTCCCATTGGGGAGGTTCCAAATTTGGAGGAGTTTGTTGAGGTTTTAGGTTGTCAGGTGGGTACTCTTCCATCCACTTAGGCCTCCCCTTAGGTGCTCCTTACAAGTCTAGTAGGGTATGGGAAGGTGTGGTAGAACAGTTCCAAAAAAGGCTTCctttgtggaagagacaatatttGTCAAAAGGTGGAAGGCAAACATTGATTAAGAGTACTTTATCAAGTTTGCCCATTTACTTTATGCCCCTATTTGTTATGTCCAAAAGAGTGGCAGTTAGATTGGAAAAAATTCATAGAGATTTCCTGTGGGGAGGAGGGGAGTAGGAGAAAAAGTCTCATTTGGTTAATTGGTCGATCGTGTGTTTGGAGAAACAAAATGGCAATTTGGGTTTTAGAAGCCTTTCTCTCTTCAATAAGGCACTTTTGGGTAAATGGTCTTGGAGATTTGTGAAGGAAAGGTATCCTCTTTGGAAATGGGTAGTTGCTGGTAAGTAAGGGATTCAGGAGGAGTGGTGCACAAAGGAGATAAGAGGGAGGTATGGTGTAGGAGTATGAAAGACAATTAGAAATGGTTGGGAGGGCTTCAAAGATAAAATAAGGCTTTAGGTTGGTTTGGGGAATCGAGTCAAATTCTGGAAAGATAGATGGTGTGGTGACATGTCATTGAGGGATGAGTTCCTGGGTCTTTATGCTATAGCTTCCTTTAAGGATGCTTGGGTGGTAGATGTTTGGGATGGGGGTGGTGGGGGACCGAGGTTTATTAGAcaattcaatgattgggagttagaAGAGGTAGATGTCTTATTCGGGAGGTTGCATAACTACTCTATCGTTGCGGGTACTTTTGATGCCATGGTTTGGTTGGAGACTAAGGATGATGATTTTTCAGTTTGATCCTTTTACTCCTCTTCGGCAATTAGGAGAGTGGAGCCTTTCCCACACAGTACGGTGTGGAACTTTTGGGTCCCTATTAGAGatagtttttttgcttgggaggtaACTTGGTCTAAGATTTTGACATAGGATCAACTCATAAGGAGGGGATGGAGGATGCCAAACAGGTGCTACATGTGCAAGGTTGAAGAGGAATCAGGAGATCATTTACTTTTGCATTGACCAAAAACATACATGTGACAGCTGGTTTGTGCTTTATTTCATATCCGGTGGGTGATGCATTCTTCTATGAGGGTGGTGCTCCTAAGTTGGAATGGTGTCCCGGTTGgcaagaaacaagaaaaaaggcttggaaagttgcTCCTCTATGCATTTTTTGGTTCATTTGGAGGGAAAGAAATAAGAGAGCTTTTGAGGATAGGGAAAGCTTAGATCAACTTTTAGAagttcttttttgtattttgttttggGATTGGATTAGAGCTTGCATGAGGGATAACATTacttctttgatagattttatGGATTGGTTAGGTTCCCCGTAGGGTGCGGTTGTGTTGTCGCCCCTATTGGTTTTTTGTATATGTATGCATTGTGTATacctttttattaatataatacccatttacttataaaaaaactaagatGCAGGCTTCCTAGACTACGGAGTCTGCTTTTATAAAGCTTCTACCAAGATGAAAACATAGAGTTTACTTTGTTTTGACTATGGATAGCCCTGTTTGGAGAATTAAGTTTGATTCtctgtaaaataatttttgaactGGATAATGGATGCAATTCATCTAGTTTGATAGTATGTCATTTCTTTTTGCAATAGCAAGAAAGTCAAAGTCTGTGAAAAACACTGAAAAAGTAGGGAACTATAAGTTTGACCTTTTTCTTGAGATGATGGTCGGAAAGACAAGTTCTCTTTTTTCCTAATAGATATTAATTTGTATAGCTTCATTCACTTTTCCTAGTAATCCTCATTCAAGAGGCAACTTTTGATGGTTAACAGTGACTTAGGGGTTCCGAACTTGGTGATGGTGGGAAAGTCCTTAATATTGGTAAAAATATTACAGAAACTTCATGATTCTATTATGTGACAGTGCAAAATTCTCTTTGACCGTTAAAGAAGCTCCAAATCATTCTTGACATTTTAAAATACACCAGCATTGTATGAAATATGCTATGCATGTGGAAAAATTGAAGGTATTTGAGAAAAGTCAATGATAATGTGAGATACCTTATGAAATATTCCCTGGGTCATGATATCCAATTTTGGTGTTACATATTATAGTCAACAGAACTTTATTACACATAATCAATACTTAACTATTTACTCAGTTGTTTACCCAAATGATTGGCTACCTTGTTAGAAGACTttaacaagaagaaaatgatagataattataatcataataagttatttaaaaattattatgaattaCTCTCCAAATTACCGCTAGTCATCCTGAAATGCTTTTTCCATGTAAACCATTTTCTCAATATGCACAAATCTTCCTCAATGATTCTTGAATTCTGAATCAGCCCTGTTATtgactaattttttaattataaacttAAACTTGGAAGATGGAGATACTCTGTTGTTAGTGATTCACCTAACATGTATGACTCTGCAAGTAGGTTGGTTTGAGTTACCGTGGCAAAGAAGTAAATGAGGATGTACTTCTCCATCATGGATGAAAAAGGGTTACCAAGGGCCATGAGCCTTTCCATGGGAGAACTAGTTACCTGGTGGGGCATTTGAAAATCTTGAATTCACCAATTCATTGATGATAGTCACATTTTAACAATCTGCTTAACACGAATCAGCTGCATTCTGATAAGTAGAATTGTATTTAGATTCAGGACATCTTTTAGCATTTCTGCAGTGGAATTACTATATTGACAATTGCAAGCAAGCTTTGCATAGTGGACTATTCTACAACTTTTGTGTTTCTACCCTCTGGAGAGAATTTTCCTCCTAATGCTACTGTTGCAGCTCTCCTCAGGCTAAAAGATCTGTCACAATTACTCTTGCCTTTTTTCAGCTAGTCCCATAGATCCAGTAAGTCATGGGAATCATTTCATTCTTCCTTAAACTCCCCATGAGTTCTGCATGGAATTCTGCATTCATGTAACTCCAGCACATGTGATAAAAATCTGATTCCACCTTCCTTCCAATTTTCAGGCATTTGTAGATAAACTTCATTGACATTCTCTGCATCTGAATTCAGGAATTTTAATATAATGGCTGTCATTGCCTTTCACATGTTAATCACTGCACACTAAATTATCCAGCAAACATAAAGCTGTTACAAGTGGCCTGCAGAGATGTCCTTAGCAAACATTTGGTATATGGAAATAGGAATAGAAATAGGATGAGAAAGGAGGTGAATCACAATATCATGTGAaagagaggaatcaaaatcCTAACAAGAGTGGGTTTTGGTTTTTatgataatgaattttttttattcatattccaTTTCTAAAAGCAACCCAAATTGGCAAATataaatgaatggaaaatgTTTCCATTTTTGGTGTTACGTATTTTAGGGAAGTGCATTCCATAGTGCAGAAACAATAGTTGATTGGTTCTGCCCCAGTACCTGCCTTTCAGAAGGCTATGAATGAACACATGAAAAAACTAAATTCATGCAgctctttatttccaaaaataaagaaGTTTTTGCAGGAACATGAATATAGACTTCATGAACATTTTTAATCCCTCCTAAACCATTTGGAAGTTGGAAACATCCATTTCAGTTTAATTCTATATTTTTGCATCCTTGATTGCTTACATTATTGTTTTACTTACAACTTGACTGATGGTATCAGGGTCCTGGTGCTCGCACTTATGTGTTTGGTGGATCGTTTGATGTACGGTTCATGGATCTTAGTACCTCTTAATTTTCTAAAGTTCAATTTTCTTTCCTCTGGTGGAGACTATTATGGCACTCATAAGTGGCACTGGTACTTCACTCAGGGATTTCCAGTCATGCTGTTCacttttttaccattttccatAGCTGGCATGGTCCTGTCTAAACAATGGAAGCCTTCTGGCCTTATTGCATGGGTTTTAGGGCTTTACAGTGTGCTAGGTCACAAAGAATTCAGGTAACTTTGTTTGAATTTCAATTGTTTTGTGCTTTTATTCTTGGAAGACCTCTTTCTGCATTTGGTTTTGCTTCATGGATTCAATCATCCTCTGATTAGACCCAGAGTTACAGGTTTGTCCTGCCTGTGCTTCCACTAGCTTTGATGTTCTCTGGATATTCAATAGCTGCAATGAAAACAGCTGATTCTTCAAACAGTAAAAGGAAAGGATCTTCCAACAGTCATGTCAAATGCCCTTCAAAAGTGCGATTGGCCATCTTTTTCTTGCTTTCTACAAACATTCCAATGGCTTTGTATATGAGCTTGTTTCATCAGGTATATTTTCCTTCTTGTTGAATTCAGAGTTGTCTACCTTTTTGCCTCTCTTCTACAGCTTAACAGATTAAAATGTCTGAAATTGCATCCTTgttaatcattttctttaaatccttttcttttgaaagagatgaagagactaaattttcttatttctcattttcttttctcctttgatCTGTACTAAGCAAAAATTGCAGAAAGACCTAGCTTCAGCAGAAGTCATGGAATTTTTAGTTTGTTTGCGTTTTCCATCTTGTGTTTTTGGTTGATTCTTACCTGCAAAGGTGCTGGGCAGAGAGGAACTGAGGATGTAATGAATTATCTATCCAAAGAGGCTTCCAACAATAAAGTGAAAAGTATCCTTTTTCTAATGCCCTGCCATGCCACACCTTACTACTCCGCCTTGCATCATGACCTGCCCATGCGTTTCTTAGATTGCTCACCAAGGTTTtaacttcatccattttgtggGAAAACCTTATCTTGTTGTGCTATCATTTACTAAAGATTTATTTGATGCAACATTCTAATTTTGGTTTTGGGGGGTTTGGTTACCAGTGAAGAGAAAGGAACCCTGGATGAGTCAGACCGTTTCATGATGGATCCAGCTAGTTTTGCATCAGAATTTGCAATAAATTGGTCTCTACCTAGTCACATTGTAATGTTTGATTCAGAAGAAAGATCACTAAGGGAATTTCTAGTTTCACATTCTTTCAAAGAGGTACATTCTAGTTTGTTTCATTAGTTTTTTAAGTGagcaattttttcttttcttttgtggcTGATCTTGTTGTAATTGCAGATAAGAAGGTTTTTTCATGCTCACTTAAAGGTGGACCGTGATCTTCAAGCATCAGTTGTTGTATATGCTTTTACAGGCCAGTGACACATGTTTCCAATGCTAACAATTGCCATTTTTGTAATCTGACTATTCAATTgtattttgacaaattttattttccttcagagacttattaatttattgttcttaaattaattcttagtaGTTTGATGTCTGAAGGAATTATTTAATTGATAGCAGTATAACACTTACAGCAAGATTCTAGCATGTAATAATAAATTGCTTCTCTATTATTCTGAGATGAATCTTGATTTACATTAATTTACTCCTCCTTAAGTCTTAACTTATTAACACTACAATAGTCCACTATATTCTTTAGCCTGCTGTTATAATGTCCAGTAAGAACTTGAAACATCTCAAGCACGTTTTGCTCTGTGCAAAGGTTCTGGTTCCCATGCTGCATCTGTTTTAGAATAAtcaataaatagatttttataatttagttttGTTGAGGTTTACTTACtgttattattatgttatttcACGTAGGAGAAAGTTACCGCTCTGACTACTTCAGCTTTAAAAGGTGGCACTGGAAATGAAGTTCCTGTGTTGCCTTTCTTTGCTTgtatggaaaataaaattaggaaaaagaATTTGAACATGTAAAGCCCAAGCACCCCAACCCCATGAAGATAAGTAAGTGGATAAAGAAAAAAGTAGTGTTCATTATTGTACAATGAAATGTTCCTAGTAAAGTGATGAAAAACATAGGACTCGTTCTTTTACCCCCTTTTCTTTTGATGGCCTCTACAGGATTTAAACTATTCTAACTATCCTAGGCTGTAAAGTTTTGGACCCACACCTGGGCTCATTTAGTTGCTGCGCGTAATTGAACTTGTGATATGCCCTTATTTTTGGTATTGATTTCTAGTTTAAATGTTGGACATTTGGTTATTAAAGAATTAGGAATGAGGTATTTTGATAAGCTAATTTCTAAATAGAGGTCTTTAGATTTTGATTTTGCTCTAATTAAACTCCAGGTACTTAGACATTATATGGTAGGAATGATGGGTTTATGGCCAACTATTTTCTGGGTAACAATTTCCTACTCAAAACGTGGTgctatattttcctttatttgagAGGATTTCTTTTCATTCGTTTTCTCAACTCCAATATTGGACTTGGATTTTTCTTGAATTATCTTTTTGGTTAGTATCAAGAGCAGAATATAGTTGTGGTAGGAAAAAACACGTAGAGTTTGAAGCTAAGctactttttatttgattagGTTATGTTTTAGAGATTCTGGATAGTTTCCTCTTCTGTAGTTTAATGCCTAGTCTTAAATTAGATGGTAACACCTTAAAACTATCTTGTCTCTTATACAATTTGATCTCCAGTGTGGTTCTAAAAGCACTAGGTGCATAGAAGTACTAGGTAGCTATTAGTATTGGTGGGTCCAAATGATCCAGGTGGAGATTTTGCTCCTGAGGTAGCATGTGCTCTTCAATATTGCTTTGAAAGTCCATACATTTGCTTCCCACCTTAAGATTTTTAGGATAGGGGATAGGGGTTGCACTAAGGGGTTCAGGATGGCGAAACTTTCTTTTAGGAAGACTGGCTATATGGAGAGAGGTTTTGCTCGAGAAGGTCATAGGTGGAAAGTTTTGGCCCTACTTGGTATACATTTCTGTATGTTATATTTCCTTCtatatcattttaatgagattggaattaaaatttttttttttccaaatgagtgttacaaaaaaattgaaaaaaatgtaaagaagcTTATGAGAAGAATAAATTTGTGATTCTTGGGATATGTATATCCTATATCTTAACTTAGGATTATTATATTCAATATAGAGGGATACAAAAAAGAGGTTTAATAGGTTATCTCATAATTTATCCTATTGGTTGAAAAAAACATATGATATGATCCTATTCCATCATCAACCATATATATAATAGGATATGTTATTCtatctttttatcttatttcatGTTATATGCAACCAATCAAACATGGTTATAATTCATCTACGTTTTTAGTCAAGTCAGCTTAGCCGAGTCACTAAGAAAAGGTTTCAGGATATTGGAAGAATTACTGCTGCTGCTACTGTTACAACCATCATCATTGAACTATACCTGTCTTGATTTAGTATCTATGGACAGTGCCCTAGGTCTGAACAGTATTTAAAACTCTAGTTTTGAGTTGGTTTCCAGATTTTTAGTTGGTACTGAAGGCTGTAGGCTACCGACCATTGGAAGGGAAAAGTTAGCAGGCAGTTGGGACCACTACTAGCGAAGGCACCTAGCTTGGTAACTTGATCAAACTGACAAGCTATGTGAATGTAACATccgttaaaaaaaattcatgccatttttttttcccttaaaatgaaaattcaaaatgtgCACAGAATCAGCACTCCATAACCCTTCAAATGTGGAACTGATTCTATTTTACAACCAACTGGTAGGAAGTTTAGCATGGAACCATATGGTTAACATTTACATTTCTAGGTGTCTGTGTAAGGaactgccttttttttttcctgttatTCTAGCTTCGTATTTGTGCAGGATTATATGACAATTGGGAGACGGTTAGATGGTATTTAAAACCATGCGTCTGGATGTTATGGACTGAGATACTGGGTCTGCAACAATATCTGTGCCAATTCCTCAACTGTCTTATTCCATAAAAGGGACTCTATCTGCAAGGGAACCAAGTGCAGTTGGAAGTTGGCCTACTTGATTCGACCACATTCTTTGAACTCAAGCTGCAATCTACAGTGTTTGGCTCCACTTCACCCATACtttaagaatatataaattatCTTTTCGACTGAAATGCCAGCTCATGGAAAAATTTTGCTCCTGTGAAGGGCTTCTTATTAGATATGGCAGTGGTTGGTGTAGTAAAAGAGACCACTTGCTGCAACCTTTGGTGCCTGAAGAGGAGAAAAGAAATGTGAGGACCACATCTTGTCAACAAAAGATTCATGCATGTGATTAGACATATAGGCTCCACCACTACGGATTCTAAAATGTAAGATTAGGATAGAATAGACAGGTTGATCAGTTCTTGTTTGATGTGGCCGATTGCTACCAAGGAGCTATAAATCTTTTTCGTTGATGGTTTCCAAATGATCTTTGTCTAAGAGGTTAGTACTTCGGATCTATCAATGCATCTCAGGTTAAGAGGTAGGCCAACCAAGCCAATTGAAGTAGATTAAGTGTAGAATAGTATTTTTCAATGTCAAGTCTCCTGAactaaatgaatatttaaaacaatgaaAGGGACTAAAAAATGATCTCTTGAATCTCAGTTTGGATTGACTGGATTTTTAGTGTAGCCAATGTTGAAACAGAGGAAAAAGATGATAAGAGTTAACTTGTTCAAATGCATGCAAGGAAGTACAGCAGAGTTA
Above is a window of Vitis vinifera cultivar Pinot Noir 40024 chromosome 11, ASM3070453v1 DNA encoding:
- the LOC100267398 gene encoding mannosyltransferase APTG1, translated to MRQRQHVAIAEDKDRIENPNLSEEEKKRKPSYDLFSSSTKTLMFCLAVRMANSLLVQTYFNPDEHWQALEVAHSIAFGYGHLTWEWKKGIRSYLHPMVFASLYKVLALCHLDTPWFMSRAPRLLQSMFCAVGDLYLYKLSNVLFDDHVAQWALFSQLVNWFMFFCFTRTLSNSLETVLTLVGIYYWPCMRVSSNKAPLFSRKWGVAIAALACAIRPTSAIIWMYVGLLELFLAHDRLKFIFLEVAPIGVLVLALMCLVDRLMYGSWILVPLNFLKFNFLSSGGDYYGTHKWHWYFTQGFPVMLFTFLPFSIAGMVLSKQWKPSGLIAWVLGLYSVLGHKEFRFVLPVLPLALMFSGYSIAAMKTADSSNSKRKGSSNSHVKCPSKVRLAIFFLLSTNIPMALYMSLFHQRGTEDVMNYLSKEASNNKVKSILFLMPCHATPYYSALHHDLPMRFLDCSPSEEKGTLDESDRFMMDPASFASEFAINWSLPSHIVMFDSEERSLREFLVSHSFKEIRRFFHAHLKVDRDLQASVVVYAFTGQ